One Streptomyces sp. R28 DNA window includes the following coding sequences:
- a CDS encoding alginate lyase family protein, whose product MSRTSPHQHHHTGELSRRGLLKTAGGLTAAVALGAASAVTTAVVAPTADAAPATFTHPGMLHNAGDINRAKVRVAAGDDPWLSGWNRLTANSHSQSTWTNRATATIIRGGTGQNYGLLYNDIAAAYQNALRWQVGGSEANGRCAADILNAWSRTLTTVTGNADRFLAAGLYGWQFANACELMRGYSGFDLAAAQEMMVRVFYPLNNQFLTGHNDACITNYWANWDLCNMASVMAIAILTDNAAKYDQAVDYFKNGAGNGAIQNAVPFLHSNVEGYDLGQWQESGRDQGHTMMGMGQMGALCEMAWNQGDDLYSYDGRRFMKAAQYVAKYNLGSSVPFTTYNWGTGQSCAPQSQTVISSASRGQVRPVWAMLHYHYGRRLLLDDTYISQMCFSVAPEGGGGDYGTDSGGFDQLGFGTLMYAK is encoded by the coding sequence ATGAGCCGCACTTCCCCCCACCAGCACCACCACACCGGTGAGTTGAGCCGTCGCGGTCTGCTGAAGACCGCCGGCGGTCTCACCGCCGCCGTCGCACTGGGTGCTGCGTCTGCCGTCACCACGGCGGTCGTCGCCCCCACGGCGGACGCGGCCCCCGCGACCTTCACCCACCCCGGCATGCTGCACAACGCCGGTGACATCAACCGGGCCAAGGTCAGGGTCGCCGCGGGCGACGACCCCTGGCTGTCCGGCTGGAACCGGCTGACCGCCAACTCCCACTCCCAGTCCACCTGGACCAACCGGGCCACAGCCACGATCATCCGCGGAGGCACCGGACAGAACTACGGCCTGCTCTACAACGACATCGCCGCCGCCTACCAGAACGCCCTGCGCTGGCAGGTCGGCGGCAGCGAGGCCAACGGCCGGTGCGCGGCCGACATCCTCAACGCGTGGTCGAGGACCCTGACGACGGTCACCGGCAACGCAGACCGGTTCCTCGCCGCCGGCCTCTACGGCTGGCAGTTCGCCAACGCCTGCGAACTCATGCGCGGCTACAGCGGGTTCGACCTCGCCGCCGCCCAGGAGATGATGGTCCGGGTCTTCTACCCGCTCAACAACCAGTTCCTCACCGGCCACAACGACGCCTGCATCACCAACTACTGGGCCAACTGGGACCTGTGCAACATGGCCTCGGTCATGGCCATCGCAATCCTCACCGACAACGCCGCCAAGTACGACCAGGCCGTCGACTACTTCAAGAACGGCGCCGGAAACGGCGCCATCCAGAACGCGGTGCCATTCCTGCACTCGAACGTCGAGGGCTACGACCTCGGCCAGTGGCAGGAGTCCGGCCGCGACCAGGGCCACACCATGATGGGCATGGGCCAGATGGGTGCCCTCTGCGAAATGGCCTGGAACCAGGGCGACGACCTGTACTCCTACGACGGCCGCCGCTTCATGAAGGCCGCCCAGTACGTCGCCAAGTACAACCTGGGCAGCAGTGTCCCGTTCACCACCTACAACTGGGGCACCGGCCAGAGCTGCGCCCCGCAGTCACAGACCGTCATCTCGTCGGCCTCCCGGGGCCAGGTCCGCCCGGTCTGGGCCATGCTCCACTACCACTACGGCCGACGCCTTCTCCTCGACGACACGTACATCTCCCAGATGTGCTTCTCGGTGGCCCCCGAGGGCGGCGGCGGTGACTACGGCACCGACAGCGGAGGCTTCGACCAGCTCGGCTTCGGCACGCTGATGTACGCCAAGTAG